Proteins from a single region of Heteronotia binoei isolate CCM8104 ecotype False Entrance Well unplaced genomic scaffold, APGP_CSIRO_Hbin_v1 ptg001951l, whole genome shotgun sequence:
- the LOC132565911 gene encoding mucin-2-like: MSSPSLEDTSSSSPTSSRQTTTKKTQGTTDEGGRFSSTTADRTSWVSSTRLTPTPAEITSERTEASSPSTTTEGGPGTAEILTGTPSDGSSTEEVSGSTTEALTTTHPETSTSLLITSITERKSTPGETETTPTTELPSSTQPTTTEMSSERTEVGSLSTTTEEGPGTAEILTGTPSDGSSTEEVSGSTTEALTTTHPETSTSSLLITSITAGKSTPGETETTPTTELPSSTQPTTTEMTSERTEASSPSTTTEEGPGTAEILTGTPSDGSSTEETTTKKTQGTTDEGGRFSSTTAERTSWVSSTRLTPTPAEMTSEKTEASSPSTTTEEGPGTAEILTGTPSDGSSTEEVSGSTTETLTSTHRETSTSSLLITSITAGKSTPGETETTPTTELPSSTQPTTSTHALPTTTPSTGITLGGTEPSTSSGLTSTQGVESSPSLEDTSSSSPTSSRPTTTKKTQGTTDEGRRFSSTTADRTSWVSSTRLTPTPAEMTSEKTEASSPSTTTEGGPGTAEILTGTPSDGSSTEDVSGSTTEALTTTHPERSTSSLLITSITAGESTPGETETTPTTELPSSTQPTTTEMTSERTEASSPSTTTEEGPGTAEILTGTPSDGSSTEETTTKKTQGTTDEGGRFSSTTAERTSWVSSTRLTPTPAEMTSEKTEASSPSTTTEEGPGTAEILTGTPSDGSSTEEVSGSTTETLTSTHCETSTSSLLITSITAGKSTPGETETTPTTELPSSTQPTTSTHALPTTTPSTGITLGGTEPSTSSGLTSTQGVESSPSLEDTSSSSPTSSRPTTTKKTQGTTDEGGRFSSTTADRTSWVSSTRLTPTPAEMTSEKTEASSPSTTTEGGPGTAEILTGTPSDGSSTEDTTTKKTQGTTDEGGRFSSTTAERTSWVSSTRLTPTPAEMTSEKTEASSPSTTTEEGPGTAEILTGTPSDGSSTEEVSGSTTETLTSTHRETSTSSLLITSITAGKSTPGETETTPTTELPSSTQPTTSTHALPTTTPSTGITLGGTEPSTSSGLTSTQGVESSPSLEDTSSSSPTSSRPTTTKKTQGTTDEGGRFSSTTADRTSWVSSTRLTPTPAEMTSEKTEASSPSTTTEGGPGTAEILTGTPSDGSSTEDVSGSTTEALTTTHPERSTSSLLITSITAGESTPGETETTPTTELPSSTQPTTTEMTSEKTEASSPSTTTEEGPGTAEILTGTPSDGSSTEETTTKKTQGTTDEGGRFSSTTADRTSWVSSTRLTPTPAEMTSEKTEASSPSTTTEEGPGTAEILTGTPSDGSSTEEVSGSTTETLTTTHRETSTSSLLITSITAGKSTPGETETTPITELPSSTQPTTSTHALPTTTPSTGITLGGTEPSTSSGLTSTQGVESSPSLEDTSSSSPTSSRPTTTKKTQGTTDEGGRFSSTTADRTSWVSSTRLIPTPAEMTSEKTEASSPSTTTEGGPGTAEILTGTPSDGSSTEDVSGSTTEALTTTHPERSTSSLLITSITAGKSTPGETETTPATELQSSTQPTTSTHALPTTTPQTTTKKTQGTTDEGGRFSSTTAERTSWVSSTRLTPTPAEMTSEKTEASSPSTTTEEVPGTAEILTGTPSDGSSTEEVSGSTTETLTTTHRETSTSSLLITSITAGKSTPGETETTPTTELPSSTQPTTSTHALPTTTPSTGITLGGTEPSTSSGLTSTQGVESSPSLEDTSSSSPTSSRPTTTKKTQGTTDEGGRFSSTTADRTSWVSSTRLTPTPAEMTSEKTEASSPSTTTEEGPGTAEILTGTPSDGSSTEEVSGSTTEALTTTHPETSTSSLLITSITAGKSTPGETETTPTTELQSSTQPTTSTHALPTTTPSTGITPGGTEPSTSRGLTSTQGVESSPSLEDTSSLSPTSSRQTTTKKTQGTTDEGGRFSSTTADRTSWVSSTRLTPTPAEMTSERTEADSPSTTTEEGPGTAEILTGTPSDGSSTEEVSGSTTEALTTTHPETSTSSLLITSITAGKSTPGETETTATTELPSSTQPTTRVESSPSVENTSSSSPTSSVQTTTKTTQNTPGQGGGFSSTTPERTSLVSSTRLTPTPGEMTSKRTEASSSSTTTPSPSMILSTASSIFTTMHVDDTTITTMSAVLSSSTTTSRLPSPSTMISTVPSISTTTAVISSTSTTTVPGTSMTTLTVPIISTTTPVVSSSSTSTVPFTTTSTVPRISSTSSVVSGTSTSTVPTSSMTASAAHSIPTITPVVSSTSTVTVPSSSTTTSTVPRISTTTPVVSSTSISTVPSSSMTTSIVPSISTTTPVVSSTSTSTVPSSSTTTSTVPSISTTTPVVSSTSTSTVPSSSMTTSTVPSISTTTPVVSSTSTSTVPSSSTTTSTVPSISTTTPVVSSTSTVPSSSTTTSTVSSTSRTTPVVSSTSTFTVPSSSTTTSTVSSISTTTPVVSSTSTVPSSSTTTSTIPSIFTTTQVVSSTSTSTVPSSSTTTSTVPRISTTTPVVSSTSTSTVPSSSTTTSTVPSISTTRSVVLKTTTMMPAVLSTSTTRSTVPSPSTTTSTVPTTTTSTVLSTSTTTSTAPTTSTTTVELCLNGGFHDGVKCICPEDLFYGPKCEFQVPEITVTEVPVAVAVEAQVRITNRNYTEELQDPGSEEYQELEEDFKAKMGEVYKDIPGYREVVILRFRSGSVIVDHEVVVDTIVKNNMSTIEVTIRNVTEAVRDQLVSLNSTEEEEGCSE; encoded by the exons ATGAGTAGTCCTTCTTTGGAGGACACcagttcctcatcccccacatcatCAAGGCAGACCACCACGAAAAAAACACAAGGCACCACAGACGAAGGAGGACGATTCTCAAGCACAACTGCAGACAGGACCTCCTGGGTCTCCAGCACACggctcacacccacaccagctgagatTACCAGCGAAAGAACAGAGGCCAGTAGCCCGTCAACCACCACCGAAGGAGGGCCCGGTACTGCTGAAATTTTGACCGGAACGCCATCGGATGGCAGCAGCACCGAAGAAGTGAGTGGAAGCACAACGGAAGCCTTGACAACCACCCATCCTGAAACAAGCActtctcttctcatcacaagcatcacagaaagaaaaagcacaccaGGAGAAACTGAGACCACTCCAACCACCGAGCTCCCAAGCTCCACGCAACCAACCACCA ctgagatgTCCAGCGAAAGAACAGAGGTCGGTAGCCTGTCAACCACCACCGAAGAAGGGCCCGGTACTGCTGAAATTTTGACCGGAACGCCATCGGATGGCAGCAGCACCGAAGAAGTGAGTGGAAGCACAACGGAAGCCTTGACAACCACCCATCCTGAAACAAgcacttcttctcttctcatcacaagcatcacagcaggaAAAAGCACACCGGGAGAAACTGAGACCACTCCAACCACCGAGCTCCCAAGCTCCACGCAACCAACCACCA ctgaAATGACCAGCGAAAGAACAGAGGCCAGTAGCCCGTCAACCACCACCGAAGAAGGGCCCGGTACTGCTGAAATTTTGACCGGAACGCCATCGGATGGCAGCAGCACCGAAGAA ACCACCACCAAAAAAACACAAGGCACCACAGACGAAGGAGGACGATTCTCAAGCACAACTGCAGAGAGGACCTCCTGGGTCTCCAGCACACggctcacacccacaccagctgagatgACCAGCGAAAAAACAGAGGCCAGTAGCCCGTCAACCACAACCGAAGAAGGGCCCGGTACTGCTGAAATTTTGACCGGAACGCCATCGGATGGCAGCAGCACCGAAGAAGTGAGTGGAAGCACAACGGAAACCTTGACATCCACCCATCGTGAAACAAgcacttcttctcttctcatcacaagcatcacagcaggaAAAAGCACACCGGGAGAAACTGAGACCACTCCAACCACCGAGCTCCCAAGCTCCACGCAACCAACCACCAGTACCCACGctttgcccaccaccaccccgtcaacGGGGATTACTCTGGGTGGAACTGAGCCGAGCACCTCCAGTGGCCTCACCAGCACTCAAGGGGTAGAGAGTAGTCCTTCTTTGGAGGACACcagttcctcatcccccacatcatCAAGGCCGACCACCACCAAAAAAACACAAGGCACCACAGACGAAGGACGACGATTCTCAAGCACAACTGCAGACAGGACCTCCTGGGTCTCCAGCACACggctcacacccacaccagctgagatgACCAGCGAAAAAACAGAGGCCAGTAGCCCGTCAACCACCACCGAAGGAGGGCCCGGTACTGCTGAAATTTTGACCGGAACGCCATCGGATGGCAGCAGCACCGAAGATGTGAGTGGAAGCACAACGGAAGCCTTGACAACCACCCATCCTGAAAGAAgcacttcttctcttctcatcacaagcatcacagcaggaGAAAGCACACCGGGAGAAACTGAGACCACTCCAACCACCGAGCTCCCAAGCTCCACGCAACCAACCACCA ctgaAATGACCAGCGAAAGAACAGAGGCCAGTAGCCCGTCAACCACCACCGAAGAAGGGCCCGGTACTGCTGAAATTTTGACCGGAACGCCATCGGATGGCAGCAGCACCGAAGAA ACCACCACCAAAAAAACACAAGGCACCACAGACGAAGGAGGACGATTCTCAAGCACAACTGCAGAGAGGACCTCCTGGGTCTCCAGCACACggctcacacccacaccagctgagatgACCAGCGAAAAAACAGAGGCCAGTAGCCCGTCAACCACAACCGAAGAAGGGCCCGGTACTGCTGAAATTTTGACCGGAACGCCATCGGATGGCAGCAGCACCGAAGAAGTGAGTGGAAGCACAACGGAAACCTTGACATCCACCCATTGTGAAACAAgcacttcttctcttctcatcacaagcatcacagcaggaAAAAGCACACCGGGAGAAACTGAGACCACTCCAACCACCGAGCTCCCAAGCTCCACGCAACCAACCACCAGTACCCACGctttgcccaccaccaccccgtcaacGGGGATTACTCTGGGTGGAACTGAGCCGAGCACCTCCAGTGGCCTCACCAGCACTCAAGGGGTAGAGAGTAGTCCTTCTTTGGAGGACACcagttcctcatcccccacatcatCAAGGCCGACCACCACCAAAAAAACACAAGGCACCACAGACGAAGGAGGACGATTCTCAAGCACAACTGCAGACAGGACCTCCTGGGTCTCCAGCACACggctcacacccacaccagctgagatgACCAGCGAAAAAACAGAGGCCAGTAGCCCGTCAACCACCACCGAAGGAGGGCCCGGTACTGCTGAAATTTTGACCGGAACGCCATCGGATGGCAGCAGCACCGAAGAT ACCACCACCAAAAAAACACAAGGCACCACAGACGAAGGAGGACGATTCTCAAGCACAACTGCAGAGAGGACCTCCTGGGTCTCCAGCACACggctcacacccacaccagctgagatgACCAGCGAAAAAACAGAGGCCAGTAGCCCGTCAACCACAACCGAAGAAGGGCCCGGTACTGCTGAAATTTTGACCGGAACGCCATCGGATGGCAGCAGCACCGAAGAAGTGAGTGGAAGCACAACGGAAACCTTGACATCCACCCATCGTGAAACAAgcacttcttctcttctcatcacaagcatcacagcaggaAAAAGCACACCGGGAGAAACTGAGACCACTCCAACCACCGAGCTCCCAAGCTCCACGCAACCAACCACCAGTACCCACGctttgcccaccaccaccccgtcaacGGGGATTACTCTGGGTGGAACTGAGCCGAGCACCTCCAGTGGCCTCACCAGCACTCAAGGGGTAGAGAGTAGTCCTTCTTTGGAGGACACcagttcctcatcccccacatcatCAAGGCCGACCACCACCAAAAAAACACAAGGCACCACAGACGAAGGAGGACGATTCTCAAGCACAACTGCAGACAGGACCTCCTGGGTCTCCAGCACACggctcacacccacaccagctgagatgACCAGCGAAAAAACAGAGGCCAGTAGCCCGTCAACCACCACCGAAGGAGGGCCCGGTACTGCTGAAATTTTGACCGGAACGCCATCGGATGGCAGCAGCACCGAAGATGTGAGTGGAAGCACAACGGAAGCCTTGACAACCACCCATCCTGAAAGAAgcacttcttctcttctcatcacaagcatcacagcaggaGAAAGCACACCGGGAGAAACTGAGACCACTCCAACCACCGAGCTCCCAAGCTCCACGCAACCAACCACCA ctgagatgACCAGCGAAAAAACAGAGGCCAGTAGCCCGTCAACCACCACCGAAGAAGGGCCCGGTACTGCTGAAATTTTGACCGGAACGCCATCGGATGGCAGCAGCACCGAAGAA ACCACCACCAAAAAAACACAAGGCACCACAGACGAAGGAGGACGATTCTCAAGCACAACTGCAGACAGGACCTCCTGGGTCTCCAGCACACggctcacacccacaccagctgagatgACCAGCGAAAAAACAGAGGCCAGTAGCCCGTCAACCACAACCGAAGAAGGGCCCGGTACTGCTGAAATTTTGACCGGAACGCCATCGGATGGCAGCAGCACCGAAGAAGTGAGTGGAAGCACAACGGAAACCTTGACAACCACCCATCGTGAAACAAgcacttcttctcttctcatcacaagcatcacagcaggaAAAAGCACACCGGGAGAAACTGAGACCACTCCAATCACCGAGCTCCCAAGCTCCACGCAACCAACCACCAGTACCCACGctttgcccaccaccaccccgtcaacGGGGATTACTCTGGGTGGAACTGAGCCGAGCACCTCCAGTGGCCTCACCAGCACTCAAGGGGTGGAGAGTAGTCCTTCTTTGGAGGACACcagttcctcatcccccacatcatCAAGGCCGACCACCACCAAAAAAACACAAGGCACCACAGACGAAGGAGGACGATTCTCAAGCACAACTGCAGACAGGACCTCCTGGGTCTCCAGCACACGGCTCATacccacaccagctgagatgACCAGCGAAAAAACAGAGGCCAGTAGCCCGTCAACCACCACCGAAGGAGGGCCCGGTACTGCTGAAATTTTGACCGGAACGCCATCGGATGGCAGCAGCACCGAAGATGTGAGTGGAAGCACAACGGAAGCCTTGACAACCACCCATCCTGAAAGAAgcacttcttctcttctcatcacaagcatcacagcaggaAAAAGCACACCGGGAGAAACTGAGACCACTCCAGCCACCGAGCTCCAAAGCTCCACGCAACCAACCACCAGTACCCACGctttgcccaccaccacccc GCAGACCACCACCAAAAAAACACAAGGCACCACAGACGAAGGAGGACGATTCTCAAGCACAACTGCAGAGAGGACCTCCTGGGTCTCCAGCACACggctcacacccacaccagctgagatgACCAGCGAAAAAACAGAGGCCAGTAGCCCGTCAACCACAACCGAAGAAGTGCCCGGTACTGCTGAAATTTTGACCGGAACGCCATCGGATGGCAGCAGCACCGAAGAAGTGAGTGGAAGCACAACGGAAACCTTGACAACCACCCATCGTGAAACAAgcacttcttctcttctcatcacaagcatcacagcaggaAAAAGCACACCGGGAGAAACTGAGACCACTCCAACCACCGAGCTCCCAAGCTCCACGCAACCAACCACCAGTACCCACGctttgcccaccaccaccccgtcaacGGGGATTACTCTGGGTGGAACTGAGCCGAGCACCTCCAGTGGCCTCACCAGCACTCAAGGGGTAGAGAGTAGTCCTTCTTTGGAGGACACcagttcctcatcccccacatcatCAAGGCCGACCACCACCAAAAAAACACAAGGCACCACAGACGAAGGAGGACGATTCTCAAGCACAACTGCAGACAGGACCTCCTGGGTCTCCAGCACACggctcacacccacaccagctgagatgACCAGCGAAAAAACAGAGGCCAGTAGCCCGTCAACCACCACCGAAGAAGGGCCCGGTACTGCTGAAATTTTGACCGGAACGCCATCGGATGGCAGCAGCACCGAAGAAGTGAGTGGAAGCACAACGGAAGCCTTGACAACCACCCATCCTGAAACAAgcacttcttctcttctcatcacaagcatcacagcaggaAAAAGCACACCGGGAGAAACTGAGACCACTCCAACCACCGAGCTCCAAAGCTCCACGCAACCAACCACCAGTACCCACGctttgcccaccaccaccccgtcaacGGGGATTACTCCGGGTGGAACTGAGCCCAGCACCTCCAGAGGCCTCACCAGCACTCAAGGGGTAGAGAGTAGTCCTTCTTTGGAGGACACCAGTTCCTTATCCCCCACATCATCAAGGCAGACCACCACCAAAAAAACACAAGGCACCACAGACGAAGGAGGACGATTCTCAAGCACAACTGCAGACAGGACCTCCTGGGTCTCCAGCACACggctcacacccacaccagctgagatgACCAGCGAAAGAACAGAGGCTGATAGCCCGTCAACCACCACCGAAGAAGGGCCCGGTACTGCTGAAATTTTGACCGGAACGCCATCGGATGGCAGCAGCACCGAAGAAGTGAGTGGAAGCACAACGGAAGCCTTGACAACCACCCATCCTGAAACAAgcacttcttctcttctcatcacaagcatcacagcaggaAAAAGCACACCGGGAGAAACTGAGACCACTGCAACCACCGAGCTCCCAAGCTCCACGCAACCAACCACCA GAGTAGAGAGCAGTCCTTCTGTGGAGAACACcagttcctcatcccccacatcatCAGTGCAGACCACCACCAAGACAACACAAAACACCCCAGGACAAGGAGGAGGATTCTCAAGTACGACTCCAGAGAGAACCTCCTTGGTCTCCAGCACAAGGCTCACACCTACACCAGGTGAGATGACCAGCAAAAGAACAGAGGCCAGTAGTTCATCAACCACCACTCCAAGCCCTTCCATGATTCTGTCAACAGCCTCCAGCATCTTCACAACCATGCATGTGGATGACACCACCATTACAACCATGTCAGCAGTCCTCAGCTCCTCCACAACGACGTCCAGACTTCCAAGCCCTTCCACAATGATATcaacagtccccagcatctctacaACCACAGCAGTGATCTCAAGCACCTCCACCACCACAGTCCCAGGCACTTCCATGACCACATTGACCGTCCCTATCATCTCTACAACTACACCTGTGGTCTCAAGCTCCTCCACCTCCACAGTTCCTTTCACAACCACATCAACAGTCCCCAGAATCTCCTCGACCTCATCAGTGGTCTCAGGCACCTCCACTTCCACAGTTCCAACTTCTTCTATGACCGCATCAGCAGCGCACAGCATCCCCACAATCACACCAGTGGTGTCAAGCACCTCTACCGTCACAGTTCCAAGTTCTTCCACGACCACATCAACAGTCCCCAGAATCTCCACGACCACACCAGTGGTCTCAAGCACCTCCATCTCCACAGTTCCAAGTTCTTCCATGACCACATCAatagtccccagcatctccacgaCCACACCGGTGGTCTCAAGCACCTCCACCTCCACAGTTCCAAGTTCTTCCACGACCACATcaacagtccccagcatctccacaaCCACACCAGTGGTCTCAAGCACCTCCACCTCCACAGTTCCAAGTTCTTCTATGACTACATcaacagtccccagcatctccacgaCCACACCAGTGGTCTCAAGCACCTCCACTTCCACAGTTCCAAGTTCTTCCACGACCACATcaacagtccccagcatctccacgaCCACACCAGTGGTCTCAAGCACCTCCACAGTTCCAAGTTCTTCCACGACGACATCAACAGTCTCCAGCACCTCCAGGACCACACCAGTGGTCTCAAGCACCTCCACCTTCACAGTTCCAAGTTCTTCCACGACCACATCaacagtctccagcatctccacgACCACACCAGTGGTCTCAAGCACCTCCACAGTTCCAAGTTCTTCCACAACTACATCaacaattcccagcatcttcACGACCACACAAGTGGTCTCTAGCACCTCCACCTCCACAGTTCCAAGTTCTTCCACGACCACATCGACAGTCCCCAGGATATCCACAACCACACCAGTGGTCTCAAGTACCTCCACCTCCACAGTTCCAAGTTCTTCCACGACCACATcaacagtccccagcatctccacgaCTAGGTCTGTGGTCCTCAAAACCACTACAATGATGCCAGCAGTCCTCAGCACCTCCACGACGAGGTCCACAGTTCCAAGCCCTTCTACAACCACATCAACAGTCCCCACCACTACCACATCGACAGTTCTCAGTACTTCTACAACCACATCCACTGCCCCCACCACCTCGACAACCACTGTTG